From Mycobacterium lacus, one genomic window encodes:
- a CDS encoding type II toxin-antitoxin system Rv0910 family toxin: protein MAAVEMTADVPMSPQRTWERVSDLSELGEWLVIHEGWRSDLPDELGEGVEIVGVARAKGMRNRVTWTVTKWDPPHEVAMSGSGKGGTKYGVTLTVRPNKDGSTLGLRLEMGGRSLFGPVGSAAARAVKGDVEKSLKQFVELYA from the coding sequence ATGGCCGCTGTTGAGATGACTGCCGACGTCCCGATGAGCCCGCAACGGACGTGGGAGCGCGTTTCGGATTTGTCGGAGTTGGGCGAGTGGCTCGTGATCCACGAGGGGTGGCGCAGCGACCTGCCGGACGAGCTGGGCGAAGGGGTCGAAATCGTGGGCGTGGCGCGTGCCAAGGGCATGCGCAACCGGGTGACGTGGACGGTGACGAAGTGGGATCCCCCGCACGAGGTCGCGATGTCGGGATCCGGGAAGGGCGGGACGAAGTACGGTGTCACGCTGACCGTGCGGCCCAACAAGGACGGCTCGACGTTGGGTCTGCGTCTCGAGATGGGCGGGCGGTCATTGTTCGGTCCGGTGGGTTCGGCGGCGGCCCGCGCGGTGAAGGGAGACGTGGAGAAGTCGCTGAAGCAATTCGTCGAGCTGTACGCGTAA
- the dnaE gene encoding DNA polymerase III subunit alpha codes for MLDGAAKIAPMLAEVERLGMPAIGMTDHGNMFGASEFYNSATTAGIKPIIGVEAYIAPASRFDTRRISWGDPSQKADDVSGGGSYTHLTMIAENATGLRNLFKLSSLASFEGQLSKWSRMDAELIAEHAEGIIITTGCPSGEVQTRLRLGQDREALEAAAKWREIVGPDNYFLELMDHGLAIERRVREGLLEIGRTLGIPPLATNDCHYVTRDAAHNHEALLCVQTGKTLSDPNRFKFDGDGYYLKSAAEMRQIWDDEVPGACDSTLLIAERVQSYADVWTPRDRMPIFPVPDGHDQASWLRHEVDAGLRRRFPAGPPQTYVTRAAYEIDVICAKGFPSYFLIVADLISHARSVGIRVGPGRGSAAGSLVAYALGITDIDPIPHGLLFERFLNPERTSMPDIDIDFDDRRRGEMVRYAADKWGHDRVAQVITFGTIKTKAALKDSARIHYGQPGFAIADRITKALPPAIMAKDIPLSGITDPNHERYKEAAEVRGLIETDPDVRTIYQTARGLEGLIRNAGVHACAVIMSSEPLTEAIPLWKRPQDGAIITGWDYPACEAIGLLKMDFLGLRNLTIIGDAIENIKANRGIDLDLESVPLDDKPTYELLGRGDTLGVFQLDGGPMRDLLRRMQPTGFDDVVAVIALYRPGPMGMNAHNDYADRKNNRQAIKPIHPELEEPLREVLAETYGLIVYQEQIMRIAQKVAGYSLARADILRKAMGKKKREVLEKEFEGFSDGMRANGFSPGAIKALWDTILPFADYAFNKSHAAGYGMVSYWTAYLKANYPAEYMAGLLTSVGDDKDKAAVYLADCRKLGITVLPPDVNESGLNFASVGDDIRYGLGAVRNVGANVVGSLLKTRSDKGKFTDFSDYLNKIDISACNKKVTESLIKAGAFDSLGHARKGLFLVHTDAVDSVLGTKKAEAMGQFDLFGGSEAGSGSADPVFSIKVPDDEWEDKHRLALEREMLGLYVSGHPLNGVAHLLSAQVDTAIPAILDGDVPNEAQVRVGGILAAVNRRVNKNGMPWASAQLEDLTGGIEVMFFPHTYSTYGADIVDDAVVLVNAKVAVRDDRIALIANELVVPDFSSAAANRPLAVSLPTRQCTFDKVSALKQVLARHPGTSQVHLRLISGDRITTLELDQSLRVTPSPALMGDLKELLGPGCVGG; via the coding sequence ATGCTGGATGGTGCCGCGAAGATCGCGCCCATGCTCGCCGAGGTGGAGCGGCTTGGCATGCCCGCGATCGGGATGACCGACCACGGAAACATGTTCGGCGCCAGCGAGTTCTACAACTCCGCGACGACAGCCGGGATCAAGCCGATCATCGGCGTCGAGGCCTACATTGCTCCCGCTTCCCGTTTTGATACCCGGCGCATCTCCTGGGGTGACCCTAGCCAGAAGGCCGACGACGTATCGGGCGGCGGTTCCTACACGCACCTGACCATGATCGCCGAGAACGCGACCGGCCTGCGCAACCTGTTCAAGCTGTCCTCGCTGGCCTCCTTCGAGGGCCAGCTGAGCAAGTGGTCGCGCATGGATGCCGAGCTCATCGCCGAGCACGCCGAGGGCATCATCATCACCACCGGCTGCCCGTCCGGGGAGGTGCAGACCCGCTTACGCCTGGGCCAGGATCGTGAGGCGCTGGAGGCGGCGGCCAAGTGGCGCGAGATCGTCGGGCCGGACAACTACTTCCTGGAACTCATGGACCACGGGCTGGCGATCGAACGCCGCGTCCGGGAGGGGCTGCTCGAGATCGGCCGCACGCTGGGCATTCCGCCGCTGGCCACCAACGACTGCCACTACGTCACCCGCGACGCCGCCCACAACCACGAGGCGCTGCTGTGCGTGCAAACCGGCAAGACGCTGTCGGATCCGAACCGGTTCAAGTTCGACGGCGACGGCTACTACCTCAAGTCGGCCGCCGAAATGCGCCAGATCTGGGACGACGAGGTGCCCGGCGCCTGCGACTCCACGTTGTTGATCGCCGAGCGGGTCCAGTCCTACGCAGACGTGTGGACACCGCGCGACCGGATGCCCATCTTTCCGGTGCCCGACGGGCACGACCAGGCGTCCTGGCTACGCCACGAGGTGGACGCCGGCCTGAGGCGCCGATTTCCCGCGGGTCCGCCGCAGACCTACGTCACGCGGGCTGCCTACGAGATCGACGTCATCTGCGCCAAGGGATTCCCGTCCTACTTCCTCATCGTGGCCGACCTGATCAGCCACGCGCGCTCGGTGGGCATCCGGGTCGGCCCGGGCCGCGGCTCGGCCGCCGGCTCCCTGGTCGCCTACGCGCTGGGCATCACCGACATCGACCCGATTCCGCACGGTCTGCTCTTCGAGCGCTTCCTCAACCCGGAGCGCACGTCGATGCCCGACATCGACATCGACTTCGACGACCGTCGCCGCGGCGAGATGGTGCGCTACGCCGCCGACAAGTGGGGCCACGACCGGGTCGCCCAGGTTATCACCTTCGGCACCATCAAAACCAAGGCGGCGCTGAAGGATTCGGCACGGATCCACTACGGCCAGCCCGGCTTCGCGATCGCCGACCGGATCACCAAGGCGCTGCCGCCGGCCATCATGGCCAAGGACATTCCGCTGTCGGGCATCACCGACCCCAACCACGAACGGTACAAGGAGGCCGCCGAGGTCCGCGGCCTGATCGAAACCGACCCGGACGTGCGCACCATCTACCAAACGGCCCGCGGATTGGAGGGCCTGATCCGCAACGCGGGCGTGCACGCCTGTGCGGTGATCATGAGCAGCGAGCCGCTGACCGAGGCCATCCCGCTGTGGAAGCGACCCCAGGACGGGGCCATCATCACCGGCTGGGACTACCCGGCGTGCGAGGCCATCGGCCTGCTGAAGATGGACTTCCTGGGCCTGCGCAACCTGACGATCATCGGCGACGCGATCGAGAACATCAAGGCCAACAGGGGCATCGACCTCGACCTGGAATCCGTGCCGCTCGACGACAAACCCACCTACGAGTTGCTGGGCCGCGGTGACACCCTGGGGGTGTTCCAGCTCGACGGCGGCCCGATGCGCGACCTGCTGCGCCGCATGCAACCGACCGGGTTCGACGACGTCGTCGCGGTCATCGCGCTGTATCGGCCCGGCCCGATGGGCATGAACGCCCACAACGACTACGCCGACCGCAAGAACAACCGGCAGGCCATCAAACCCATTCACCCCGAACTCGAGGAACCGCTGCGCGAAGTCCTCGCCGAGACCTACGGCCTCATCGTCTACCAAGAGCAGATCATGCGCATCGCGCAGAAGGTGGCCGGCTACTCGCTCGCCCGAGCCGACATTCTGCGCAAGGCGATGGGCAAGAAGAAGCGCGAGGTGCTGGAGAAGGAGTTCGAGGGCTTCTCCGACGGCATGCGGGCCAACGGGTTCTCGCCGGGCGCGATCAAGGCCCTGTGGGACACCATCCTGCCGTTCGCCGACTACGCGTTCAACAAGTCACACGCCGCCGGCTACGGCATGGTTTCCTACTGGACGGCCTACCTCAAGGCCAACTATCCCGCCGAGTACATGGCCGGCCTGTTGACCTCGGTGGGTGACGACAAGGACAAGGCCGCCGTCTATCTCGCCGACTGCCGCAAGCTCGGCATCACGGTGTTACCGCCGGACGTCAACGAGTCCGGCCTGAACTTCGCGTCGGTGGGCGACGACATTCGCTATGGCCTGGGCGCGGTGCGCAACGTCGGCGCCAACGTGGTGGGGTCGTTGCTCAAGACCCGCAGCGACAAGGGTAAGTTCACCGACTTCTCGGACTACCTGAACAAGATCGACATCTCGGCATGCAACAAGAAGGTCACCGAGTCCTTGATCAAGGCGGGCGCGTTCGATTCGCTCGGGCATGCACGCAAGGGCCTCTTCCTGGTGCACACCGACGCGGTGGACTCCGTGCTGGGCACCAAGAAGGCCGAGGCGATGGGGCAATTCGACCTGTTCGGCGGGAGCGAGGCAGGAAGCGGCAGCGCAGACCCAGTGTTCAGCATCAAGGTGCCCGACGACGAGTGGGAGGACAAACACAGGCTGGCCCTGGAGCGCGAGATGCTGGGCCTGTATGTGTCCGGGCATCCGCTCAACGGGGTCGCGCACCTGCTGTCCGCCCAGGTCGACACGGCGATCCCGGCGATCTTGGACGGCGATGTCCCCAACGAGGCCCAGGTGCGGGTGGGCGGCATCCTGGCTGCGGTGAACCGACGGGTCAACAAGAACGGAATGCCGTGGGCCTCAGCACAATTGGAAGACCTGACCGGCGGCATCGAGGTGATGTTCTTCCCACACACGTACTCCACCTACGGCGCCGATATCGTCGACGACGCGGTGGTGCTGGTCAACGCCAAGGTGGCGGTGCGCGACGACCGGATCGCGTTGATCGCCAACGAACTTGTGGTGCCCGACTTTTCCAGCGCTGCGGCGAACCGGCCGCTGGCCGTCAGCCTGCCCACCCGGCAGTGCACCTTCGACAAGGTGAGTGCGCTCAAACAGGTGCTGGCGCGCCACCCCGGCACGTCGCAGGTGCATCTGCGTCTCATCAGCGGCGATCGGATCACCACCCTGGAACTGGATCAATCGCTGCGGGTGACACCCTCGCCGGCGCTGATGGGGGATCTCAAGGAGCTGCTTGGTCCGGGGTGCGTGGGCGGCTGA
- a CDS encoding type II toxin-antitoxin system Phd/YefM family antitoxin — MEAIGVRELRQHASRYLARVESGEEFAITNSGRLVARLVPVHAAERSRDTLIESGTLIPARSPQNLLDLAAAPARGRKRNLSDVLGEMRNEQ, encoded by the coding sequence GTGGAGGCAATAGGAGTCCGAGAATTACGACAACACGCATCGCGATACCTCGCCCGGGTTGAATCCGGCGAGGAATTCGCCATCACCAACAGCGGGCGGCTCGTAGCCCGACTCGTTCCTGTGCACGCGGCGGAGCGTTCTCGCGACACCCTGATCGAATCGGGCACGCTCATTCCTGCTCGCAGTCCACAGAACCTCCTCGATCTCGCGGCCGCACCGGCGCGGGGCCGCAAGCGCAACCTGTCCGATGTTCTGGGCGAGATGCGCAACGAGCAGTGA
- a CDS encoding type II toxin-antitoxin system VapC family toxin: MIYMDTSALTKLLIAEPATPELRGWLTAQTGRGEHAATSALGRVELMRVVARYGEPGQAERARYLLDGLDILPLTETVMTLAETIGPATLRSLDAIHLAAASRIKRELTAFVTYDHRLLDGCREVGLATASPGIDR, translated from the coding sequence GTGATCTACATGGACACCTCGGCTCTGACCAAGCTGCTCATCGCCGAACCTGCGACGCCCGAACTGCGCGGCTGGCTCACCGCGCAAACAGGCCGGGGCGAACATGCGGCGACGAGCGCGCTCGGCCGGGTCGAGTTGATGAGAGTTGTTGCTCGCTACGGCGAACCAGGCCAAGCCGAGCGTGCACGCTACTTACTCGACGGGCTCGACATCCTCCCGCTTACCGAAACGGTGATGACCCTCGCTGAAACAATCGGCCCGGCTACCCTGCGTTCCCTCGACGCGATTCACCTCGCGGCCGCATCCCGGATCAAGCGGGAACTGACAGCGTTCGTCACATATGACCACCGGTTGTTGGACGGCTGCCGCGAGGTCGGCCTCGCGACCGCGTCGCCAGGTATAGACCGCTGA
- a CDS encoding PPE family protein → MNFSVLPPEVNSGLMFAGAGSGPMLTAASAWDGLASELGSAAASFSSVTSNLAGGPWQGPASAAMTGVAGSYAGWLSTAAVQAEQAARQARAAASAFEAALTAAVHPAAVSANRSQLMALVAANLLGQNAPAIAATEAVYDEMWAQDVLAMLGYHGEASAVASALTPFAVLPGPAASTGGAVLVAGFPFLDLSNVTIGGFNVASGNLGVGNLGSFNLGSANTGNTNFGHANIGNLNLGSGNIGSYNLGGGNTGNFNPGSGNKGDLNLGSGNTGRYNLGGGNVGSHNLGSGNTGDTNFGSGNIGNLNLGGGNTGNSNFGFGNTGNTNFGDGNNGDTNIGSGNFGSGNLGFGNKGSNNIGFGNNGSNNIGFGLTGDNQMGFGLLNSGIGNIGFGNSGNDNIGFFNSGNGNIGVGNSGNGVGALSVEFGSSADRSSGFGNSGELSTGIGNAGQLSTGWFNSATTSTGWFNSGTTNTGWFNSGTTNTGIGNSGGDGVTGSMGMFNSGHTNTGNFNAGNINTGDFNSGNVNTGYFNSGNINTGFVNSGDLNTGLFNAVDQPVANSGWLHTGTNNSGYTNVGTYNSGFDNNARDEHAAFVTGNSGLANVGNYNAGIINVGDYLSGFRNSVPTITGTGANSGFVNVGTSISGFFNFGNLASGFANFDDAVSGYLNGDDHVSGWIH, encoded by the coding sequence ATGAATTTTTCGGTGTTGCCGCCGGAGGTCAATTCGGGGCTGATGTTCGCCGGCGCCGGGTCGGGGCCGATGCTGACGGCGGCGTCGGCCTGGGATGGGCTGGCCAGCGAGCTGGGTTCGGCGGCGGCATCGTTTTCGTCGGTGACCTCGAACCTAGCGGGCGGGCCCTGGCAGGGCCCCGCGTCGGCGGCGATGACGGGCGTGGCCGGCTCCTACGCGGGGTGGCTAAGCACAGCGGCGGTCCAGGCTGAGCAGGCGGCGCGCCAGGCCCGGGCCGCAGCGTCTGCGTTCGAGGCGGCGTTGACGGCAGCTGTGCACCCGGCCGCGGTGTCGGCCAATCGGAGTCAATTGATGGCGCTGGTGGCCGCGAACCTGTTGGGGCAAAACGCCCCGGCTATCGCGGCCACCGAGGCCGTATACGACGAGATGTGGGCCCAGGATGTGCTCGCGATGCTTGGCTATCACGGCGAGGCGTCGGCGGTCGCCTCGGCATTGACGCCGTTCGCGGTGTTGCCGGGCCCGGCGGCCTCGACCGGCGGCGCGGTGTTGGTCGCGGGGTTTCCGTTTCTCGACCTGAGCAACGTCACCATCGGGGGCTTCAACGTTGCCAGCGGCAACCTGGGCGTCGGCAACCTTGGCAGCTTCAACCTGGGCAGCGCCAACACCGGCAACACCAACTTCGGCCACGCCAACATCGGCAATCTCAACCTGGGCAGCGGCAACATCGGCAGTTACAACCTGGGTGGCGGCAACACCGGGAACTTCAACCCGGGCAGCGGCAATAAGGGCGACCTCAATTTAGGTAGCGGCAACACCGGCCGCTACAACCTGGGCGGCGGTAACGTCGGCAGCCATAACTTGGGCAGCGGTAATACCGGCGATACCAACTTCGGCAGCGGAAATATCGGGAATCTCAACCTGGGCGGCGGTAACACCGGGAACTCGAATTTTGGGTTCGGCAACACCGGTAACACCAACTTTGGCGACGGCAACAACGGCGACACAAATATTGGAAGCGGCAACTTTGGCAGTGGGAATCTCGGCTTCGGCAACAAAGGTAGTAACAATATCGGCTTCGGAAACAACGGTAGCAATAACATCGGCTTCGGGCTCACCGGCGATAACCAGATGGGTTTCGGTCTCCTGAATTCGGGCATCGGGAATATAGGCTTCGGGAATTCGGGCAACGATAACATCGGCTTCTTCAACTCGGGCAACGGCAATATCGGCGTGGGAAACTCGGGCAACGGGGTTGGGGCGTTGAGCGTGGAGTTCGGCAGTTCAGCCGATCGCAGCTCGGGCTTTGGCAACTCGGGCGAGCTCAGCACGGGCATCGGCAACGCGGGCCAGCTCAGCACGGGCTGGTTCAACTCCGCCACCACCAGCACGGGCTGGTTCAACTCGGGCACCACCAACACCGGCTGGTTCAACTCCGGCACCACCAACACGGGAATCGGAAACTCGGGCGGCGACGGGGTCACCGGCAGCATGGGTATGTTTAACTCCGGCCATACCAACACCGGCAACTTTAATGCGGGCAACATAAACACGGGTGACTTCAACTCGGGCAACGTGAACACCGGCTATTTCAACTCGGGCAACATCAACACCGGTTTCGTCAATTCGGGAGATCTCAACACGGGATTGTTCAACGCGGTTGACCAGCCCGTGGCGAACTCTGGCTGGCTTCACACGGGCACCAATAACTCGGGCTACACAAACGTCGGCACCTACAACTCGGGCTTCGACAACAACGCCCGCGACGAGCACGCTGCATTTGTTACCGGTAACTCCGGCCTGGCAAACGTGGGCAACTACAACGCGGGCATCATCAACGTAGGTGACTATCTCTCCGGCTTTAGAAACTCGGTACCCACGATCACCGGCACAGGAGCCAACTCGGGTTTCGTCAACGTGGGAACGTCGATCTCGGGCTTCTTCAACTTCGGCAACCTTGCGTCGGGCTTCGCGAACTTCGACGACGCGGTCTCGGGATACCTCAACGGGGACGATCACGTGTCGGGTTGGATCCACTAG
- the fadD11 gene encoding fatty acid--CoA ligase FadD11, translating into MTTTERPATMCEAFQRTAAIDPDAVALRTPGGAQSLTWREYAAQVRQAAAGLAGLGVRRGDTVSLMMSNRVEFYPLEVGAQHVGATSFSVYNTLPAEQLTYVFDNAGTKVVICEAQYVDRVRASGTPIQHIVCIDGAPDGTLSVDDLYAAASDDFDFESAWRAVQPDDVITLIYTSGTTGNPKGVEMTHTNLLFEGYAIDEVLGVRFGDRVTSFLPTAHIADRMTGLYLQEMFGTQVTAVSDGRAVVAALPDVRPTVWGAVPRVWEKLKAGIEFTVSHETDEMKRQALSWAMSVAAKRADALLADEPMSDRVAADWAKADELVLSKLRERLGFAEVRWALSGAAPIPKETLAFFAGIGIPIAEIWGMSELSCVATASHPRDARLGTVGKLLPGLEGKIADDGEFLVRGPLVMKGYRREPEKTAEAIDADGWLHTGDIFDVDPQGYLRVVDRKKELIINAAGKNMSPANIENTILAACPMVGVMLAVGDGRPYNTALMVFDADSVGPYAAKHGLDASPAALAADPEVIAQIAAGVAAGNAKLSRVEQIKRFRVLPTLWEPGGDEITLTMKLKRRPIATKYSAEIEELYASEPGPQIHEPAAPTAQPV; encoded by the coding sequence ATGACCACAACCGAGCGTCCGGCCACCATGTGCGAGGCGTTCCAGCGCACCGCGGCGATCGATCCGGATGCCGTGGCATTGCGGACGCCCGGCGGCGCCCAGTCGTTGACGTGGCGGGAGTACGCGGCCCAGGTGCGGCAAGCGGCCGCCGGCCTGGCGGGCTTGGGGGTGCGGCGCGGCGACACCGTGTCGCTGATGATGTCCAACCGGGTGGAGTTCTACCCGCTCGAGGTGGGCGCCCAACACGTTGGGGCGACGTCGTTTTCGGTGTACAACACGCTGCCCGCCGAGCAACTGACCTACGTGTTCGACAACGCGGGGACCAAGGTGGTGATCTGCGAGGCGCAGTATGTCGATCGTGTTCGCGCCAGCGGCACCCCCATCCAGCACATCGTCTGCATCGATGGCGCACCCGACGGGACGTTGTCCGTCGACGACCTATACGCGGCCGCGTCGGACGACTTCGACTTCGAGTCGGCCTGGCGTGCTGTGCAACCCGACGACGTGATCACTCTCATCTACACGTCGGGCACGACGGGCAATCCCAAGGGTGTCGAAATGACCCATACCAACCTGCTGTTCGAGGGATACGCCATCGACGAGGTGCTGGGAGTCCGCTTCGGTGATCGGGTGACGTCCTTCCTGCCGACGGCGCACATCGCCGACCGGATGACCGGGCTATACCTGCAGGAGATGTTCGGCACCCAGGTCACCGCGGTCTCCGACGGGCGTGCGGTCGTGGCGGCGCTGCCCGACGTGCGGCCGACCGTGTGGGGCGCTGTGCCTCGCGTCTGGGAAAAGCTCAAGGCCGGAATCGAATTCACGGTCAGCCACGAGACCGACGAGATGAAGCGGCAGGCGTTGTCGTGGGCGATGTCGGTGGCCGCCAAGCGCGCCGACGCGCTGCTCGCCGACGAACCCATGTCGGATCGGGTGGCCGCCGATTGGGCCAAGGCCGACGAGTTGGTGTTGTCCAAGCTGCGGGAGCGGCTTGGCTTCGCCGAGGTTCGGTGGGCGCTCTCGGGTGCGGCGCCGATCCCCAAGGAGACTCTGGCGTTCTTCGCCGGCATCGGCATCCCGATCGCCGAGATCTGGGGGATGTCCGAGCTGAGTTGCGTGGCCACCGCAAGCCATCCCCGTGACGCGCGCCTGGGCACCGTGGGCAAGCTGCTGCCCGGCCTGGAGGGCAAGATCGCCGACGACGGCGAGTTTCTGGTCCGAGGTCCGCTGGTGATGAAGGGCTACCGGCGGGAACCGGAGAAGACCGCCGAGGCGATCGACGCCGACGGCTGGCTGCACACCGGTGACATCTTCGATGTCGACCCGCAAGGCTATCTGCGCGTGGTCGACCGCAAGAAGGAATTGATTATCAACGCCGCCGGAAAGAACATGTCGCCGGCCAACATCGAGAACACCATCCTGGCCGCCTGCCCGATGGTCGGCGTCATGCTCGCGGTAGGCGATGGGCGACCGTACAACACCGCACTCATGGTCTTCGACGCCGACTCGGTGGGCCCGTACGCGGCCAAGCACGGTCTGGACGCCTCGCCCGCGGCGCTGGCGGCTGACCCCGAGGTGATCGCGCAGATTGCCGCCGGGGTGGCCGCGGGCAACGCGAAACTGTCTCGGGTGGAACAAATCAAGCGATTCCGCGTATTGCCCACCTTGTGGGAGCCCGGCGGTGACGAGATAACGCTGACGATGAAGCTCAAGCGCCGGCCGATCGCTACCAAATATTCCGCCGAGATCGAGGAGCTCTACGCGTCCGAGCCCGGACCGCAGATTCACGAGCCCGCCGCACCAACGGCGCAACCGGTGTGA
- a CDS encoding lysophospholipid acyltransferase, translating to MTAREVGRIGARKLLQRTGIVDESTTPLATDPAEVAQLLAARWYDERLTALAGELGRDPDSVRAEAAGYLREMAASLDERAVHAWRGFSRWLMRAYDVLVDEDQIAHLRKLDRRATLAFAFSHRSYLDGMLLPEAIQANRLAPALTFGGSNLNFFPMGGFAKRTGTIFIRRQTKDIPVYRFVLRAYTAQLVQNHANLTWSIEGGRTRTGKLRPPVFGILRYITDAVDEIDGPEVYLVPTSIVYDQLHEVEAMTTEAYGAVKRPEDLRFLIRLARQQGERLGRAYLDFGEPLPLRKRLEELRVDEAGTGTEIERVALDVEHRINRATPVTPTAVVNLALLGADRSLSISEVLATVRPLASYIAARNWTVAGAADLTNRSTIRWTLHQLVSSGVVSVYDAGTEAVWGIGADQHLVAAFYRNTAIHILVDRAIAEMALLAAVELSEGGSVSPATVRDEALRLRELLKFEFLFSARAQFEQDLADEVRLIGPAADTTKPAAAADVRRLLESADVLLAHLVLRPFLDAYHIVADRLAAHEDESFDEEGFLAECLAVGKQWELQRRIASAESRSMELFKTALRLARHRELVDLVGSDTGRMAKRRQEFADEIATATRRVNAIAELARRR from the coding sequence GTGACTGCACGCGAAGTCGGCCGGATAGGAGCGCGAAAGTTATTGCAACGCACCGGCATTGTCGACGAGTCGACCACACCGTTGGCCACCGACCCGGCCGAGGTCGCCCAGTTGCTAGCGGCCCGCTGGTATGACGAGCGGCTGACCGCACTGGCCGGCGAGCTCGGGCGCGACCCGGACAGTGTGCGCGCCGAGGCCGCCGGCTACCTGCGCGAGATGGCGGCCTCGCTGGACGAGCGGGCCGTGCACGCGTGGCGCGGCTTCAGTCGCTGGTTGATGCGAGCCTATGACGTGCTGGTGGACGAGGACCAGATCGCGCATCTGCGCAAGCTGGATCGCAGGGCCACGCTGGCGTTCGCGTTTTCGCATCGGTCCTACCTGGACGGAATGCTGCTGCCGGAGGCGATCCAGGCCAACCGGCTGGCGCCCGCGCTGACCTTCGGCGGGTCGAATCTGAACTTCTTCCCGATGGGCGGCTTTGCCAAGCGCACCGGGACCATCTTCATCCGGCGGCAGACCAAAGACATTCCGGTCTACCGGTTCGTGCTGCGTGCCTACACCGCGCAGTTGGTGCAGAACCATGCCAACCTCACCTGGTCGATCGAAGGTGGACGGACCAGAACCGGCAAACTGCGGCCCCCGGTTTTCGGGATCCTGCGTTACATCACCGACGCCGTCGACGAAATCGACGGTCCCGAAGTGTATTTGGTGCCAACGTCGATCGTGTACGACCAGCTGCACGAGGTGGAAGCGATGACCACCGAGGCCTACGGCGCGGTGAAGCGGCCCGAAGACCTTCGGTTCCTGATCCGGCTGGCGCGCCAGCAGGGCGAGCGGCTCGGCCGCGCCTACCTCGACTTTGGCGAACCGCTGCCGTTGCGCAAGCGCCTGGAGGAACTGCGCGTCGACGAAGCGGGGACCGGGACCGAGATCGAACGCGTCGCGCTGGACGTGGAACACCGGATCAACCGTGCCACACCGGTCACCCCGACCGCGGTGGTGAATCTCGCGCTGCTGGGCGCGGACCGCTCGCTGTCCATCAGCGAGGTGCTGGCCACGGTGCGACCCTTGGCCAGCTACATCGCCGCTCGCAACTGGACGGTGGCCGGTGCCGCCGACCTGACGAATCGCTCGACGATCCGCTGGACCCTGCACCAGCTCGTTTCCTCGGGTGTGGTCAGTGTCTACGACGCCGGCACCGAGGCGGTCTGGGGTATCGGCGCGGACCAGCACCTGGTGGCGGCGTTCTACCGCAACACCGCAATCCACATCCTGGTCGATCGCGCGATCGCCGAGATGGCGTTGCTGGCGGCTGTCGAGCTGTCCGAGGGAGGCTCGGTGTCCCCGGCAACGGTGCGCGACGAGGCACTGCGTCTTCGCGAACTGTTGAAGTTCGAATTCTTGTTCTCCGCACGCGCCCAGTTTGAGCAGGACCTCGCCGACGAAGTACGTCTGATCGGGCCGGCGGCAGACACCACCAAGCCGGCCGCCGCGGCCGACGTGCGGCGGTTGCTGGAGTCGGCCGATGTGCTGCTGGCTCACTTGGTGTTGCGGCCATTCCTGGACGCCTACCACATCGTCGCCGACCGGCTGGCCGCCCACGAGGATGAATCGTTCGACGAGGAAGGCTTTCTGGCCGAATGCCTTGCGGTCGGCAAGCAGTGGGAGTTGCAGCGCAGAATCGCCAGCGCCGAGTCGAGGTCAATGGAACTGTTCAAGACCGCGTTGCGCCTGGCTCGGCATCGCGAGCTGGTCGACTTAGTGGGCTCCGACACTGGGCGGATGGCCAAGCGCCGGCAGGAGTTCGCGGACGAGATCGCGACGGCCACTCGACGGGTCAACGCGATCGCCGAATTGGCCAGGAGGCGATGA